One part of the Pyruvatibacter sp. genome encodes these proteins:
- a CDS encoding cytochrome c1 — protein sequence MHHSSFKKSVLGIVGTLAMAGGLALASVAPANAAGEYKAPRDISWSWEGPFGTFDRAALQRGFQVYKEVCSACHGLKFLKYRNLGDEGGPGFSEAEVKAIAAQYQVMDGPNEDGDMFERPAQPKDTFKYPFENEQLGRLANNGAYPPDLTLMTKARDGGADYLYSLLVGYEDAPADMTMQPGMNYNPYFSGKQIAMAQPIYPDSVSYADGTEATVEQMAKDVTTFLHWAAEPKLEARKSTGFVVVLFLVILAGLLYFTQRKIWSDQH from the coding sequence ATGCACCATTCTTCATTTAAGAAGTCTGTTCTTGGGATTGTCGGCACACTTGCCATGGCCGGTGGCCTGGCGCTTGCCTCAGTTGCGCCTGCCAACGCGGCGGGTGAATACAAGGCGCCGCGCGATATTTCGTGGAGCTGGGAAGGCCCGTTCGGCACTTTTGATCGTGCAGCCCTCCAGCGCGGCTTTCAGGTGTACAAAGAGGTTTGTTCGGCGTGTCACGGCCTCAAGTTTTTGAAATACCGCAACCTTGGCGATGAGGGTGGTCCGGGTTTTTCCGAAGCTGAAGTGAAAGCGATTGCTGCTCAGTATCAGGTGATGGACGGCCCGAACGAAGACGGCGACATGTTCGAGCGTCCTGCGCAACCCAAAGACACGTTCAAATATCCGTTTGAAAACGAGCAGCTTGGTCGTTTGGCCAACAACGGCGCGTACCCGCCCGACCTCACTTTGATGACCAAGGCGCGCGACGGTGGTGCGGACTACCTGTACTCGTTGCTGGTCGGCTACGAGGATGCGCCTGCTGACATGACCATGCAGCCGGGCATGAACTACAACCCGTACTTCTCCGGCAAGCAGATTGCTATGGCACAACCGATCTATCCGGATTCGGTTTCCTATGCAGATGGCACCGAAGCCACCGTTGAGCAGATGGCCAAGGACGTGACGACGTTCCTGCACTGGGCGGCGGAACCAAAGCTTGAAGCCCGCAAGAGCACCGGCTTTGTGGTCGTACTGTTCCTGGTCATTCTGGCCGGGCTGCTGTACTTCACCCAGCGCAAGATCTGGTCAGACCAGCACTAG
- a CDS encoding cytochrome b N-terminal domain-containing protein, which yields MAHESTYQPSNGFARWMDDRLPLMRLAHDSFIDFPTPKNLNYWYTFGGILTFCLAVQILTGVILAMHYTAHVDMAFASVEKIMRDVNYGWLLRYVHSNGASMFFLAVYLHMFRGLYYGSYKAPREVLWILGVIIYLLMMATAFLGYLLPWGQMSLWGANVITSLFGAIPLVGEALQTWIVGGFAIDNATLNRFYSLHYLFPFMIAGVVLLHVWALHVPGNNNPTGVEVKDKQDTVPFHPYYTMKDAFALTVFAILFAYFVFYDPNVLGHAVNYVEANPLVTPSHIVPEWYLLPFYAILRAITFDIGPISAKLGGVIAMFGSIAVLFFLPWLDTSKVKSARYRPLYKQFFWIFVVVCLILGWLGAQPAEGGYVLAAQILTAYYFAHFLVILPVLGLVETPKPIPASISDAVLSHKPITDDGPGGSGGATPAGATAAPDRNA from the coding sequence ATGGCTCACGAATCTACCTATCAGCCGTCAAACGGCTTTGCGCGCTGGATGGACGACCGGCTTCCGCTGATGCGGCTGGCGCATGACTCATTCATCGATTTCCCGACGCCGAAGAACCTGAACTACTGGTACACGTTCGGCGGCATTCTGACGTTTTGCCTTGCGGTACAGATCCTCACCGGCGTGATCCTGGCCATGCACTACACAGCGCATGTGGATATGGCGTTTGCCAGCGTCGAGAAGATCATGCGCGACGTGAATTACGGCTGGCTGTTGCGCTATGTGCACTCCAACGGCGCGTCGATGTTCTTTCTGGCTGTGTATCTGCACATGTTCCGCGGGCTGTATTACGGCTCGTATAAAGCGCCGCGCGAAGTGCTGTGGATTTTGGGCGTCATCATCTATCTGCTGATGATGGCCACCGCCTTCCTTGGCTATCTGCTGCCATGGGGCCAGATGAGCCTGTGGGGTGCCAATGTGATTACCAGCCTGTTCGGCGCTATCCCGCTTGTGGGTGAGGCTTTGCAGACCTGGATTGTGGGTGGCTTTGCAATTGATAACGCAACGCTCAACCGCTTCTATTCACTGCACTACCTGTTCCCGTTCATGATTGCCGGCGTCGTGCTGCTGCACGTCTGGGCGCTGCATGTGCCGGGCAACAACAACCCGACGGGTGTTGAGGTCAAGGACAAGCAGGATACCGTGCCGTTCCACCCGTATTACACAATGAAGGATGCGTTTGCGCTTACGGTGTTCGCCATCCTGTTTGCGTATTTTGTGTTCTACGACCCCAACGTGCTTGGCCACGCGGTCAACTATGTGGAAGCCAACCCGCTGGTGACGCCGTCTCACATTGTGCCTGAGTGGTATCTGCTGCCGTTCTACGCAATCCTGCGCGCCATCACCTTCGACATTGGGCCGATCTCCGCCAAACTGGGTGGCGTAATTGCCATGTTCGGGTCCATCGCGGTGCTGTTCTTCCTGCCCTGGCTGGATACCTCCAAGGTCAAGTCGGCGCGCTATCGGCCGCTGTACAAGCAGTTCTTCTGGATCTTTGTTGTGGTTTGCCTGATTCTGGGCTGGCTCGGCGCGCAGCCTGCTGAAGGCGGCTATGTGCTGGCAGCACAGATTTTGACCGCGTATTACTTCGCGCACTTCCTGGTCATTCTGCCGGTGCTGGGCCTTGTGGAAACGCCAAAGCCCATTCCGGCCAGTATTTCAGACGCGGTGCTGTCGCATAAACCCATCACTGACGACGGGCCGGGCGGCTCTGGTGGCGCAACGCCGGCGGGGGCCACTGCTGCACCCGACCGCAACGCTTAG
- the petA gene encoding ubiquinol-cytochrome c reductase iron-sulfur subunit, protein MADANTQPGAGGEEPTRRDFLYVATGSFAAVGATFAVWPLVAQMNPDASTRALASTEVDISNVVEGQGITIMWRGKPVFIRHRTAAEIEEARAVPVDQLPDPLARNANIAPDAGAEDINRAASDTEKWLVVVGVCTHLGCVPLANQGDFGGWFCPCHGSHYDIAGRIRRGPAPENLPVPQLEFLSDTRIRIG, encoded by the coding sequence TTGGCAGACGCGAACACCCAACCCGGCGCAGGCGGCGAAGAGCCGACCCGGCGTGACTTTTTGTATGTGGCCACCGGCTCATTTGCAGCCGTCGGTGCCACATTTGCCGTATGGCCGCTGGTCGCGCAGATGAACCCGGACGCTTCCACCCGCGCATTGGCGTCCACTGAGGTGGACATTTCCAATGTCGTCGAGGGGCAGGGCATTACCATCATGTGGCGTGGCAAGCCGGTGTTCATTCGTCACCGTACCGCTGCCGAGATTGAAGAAGCGCGCGCGGTTCCGGTGGATCAACTGCCGGACCCGCTGGCACGCAACGCCAATATCGCGCCTGATGCGGGTGCCGAAGACATCAACCGCGCGGCATCTGATACCGAAAAGTGGCTGGTGGTTGTGGGTGTGTGTACGCATCTTGGTTGCGTACCGCTGGCCAACCAGGGTGACTTCGGGGGCTGGTTCTGTCCCTGCCACGGCTCGCACTACGATATTGCAGGCCGCATCCGTCGGGGTCCGGCACCGGAGAACCTTCCGGTTCCGCAACTCGAGTTCCTGTCCGATACGCGCATTCGCATCGGTTAA
- a CDS encoding TrmH family RNA methyltransferase, translating to MRLALFEPDIPQNTGTMMRLAACLNVGVDIIEPCGFTLSDRRFKRAGMDYLDHLDLTVHASYEAFCSTRADGRIVLLTTKGDVAHHRAQYHSTDMLMVGRESAGVPDHVHEAADLRVVIPMMPHPQLRSLNVAVAAAMVLAEALRQTGSFPGDPQ from the coding sequence ATGCGCCTTGCGCTCTTTGAGCCAGATATTCCCCAGAACACCGGCACGATGATGCGCCTTGCCGCCTGCCTGAACGTGGGCGTCGATATCATTGAGCCCTGCGGCTTCACTCTGTCAGACCGGCGGTTCAAACGCGCCGGCATGGACTATCTCGACCATCTGGACCTGACCGTCCACGCTTCATACGAGGCGTTTTGCAGCACCAGGGCAGACGGGCGGATTGTTCTGCTGACCACCAAAGGCGATGTGGCCCATCACCGCGCGCAATATCACTCCACCGATATGTTGATGGTGGGACGCGAAAGCGCTGGCGTTCCCGACCATGTGCATGAGGCGGCAGACCTGCGTGTCGTCATTCCCATGATGCCGCACCCGCAATTGCGCTCGCTCAATGTTGCCGTCGCCGCCGCCATGGTACTTGCCGAGGCGCTGCGTCAGACCGGGAGCTTTCCCGGCGACCCACAATAA